One genomic window of Papaver somniferum cultivar HN1 unplaced genomic scaffold, ASM357369v1 unplaced-scaffold_150, whole genome shotgun sequence includes the following:
- the LOC113336073 gene encoding vacuolar-processing enzyme-like → MASFTFRVFSGMFSTTRAIDENVHLRSELQHVPKQVKDVCRKRFNKLSIDHQSSSKVRRLGRTAAAKGSCRTHPGSGGDPQTFPPTDVIAAGDCDLYHFKQVYLNAPEGSEKKAKAWQNYQTVMQQRSYIDSCMVLIGEFIFGTAEKALAVMNAAERPAGQPLIDDWSCYHTMVKTLSRICGPLTPYGLKYTVSLANMC, encoded by the coding sequence ATGGCTTCTTTTACGTTTAGGGTTTTCTCTGGGATGTTTTCTACTACCAGGGCCATTGATGAAAACGTCCATCTTCGTTCAGAGTTGCAGCATGTTCCCAAACAAGTGAAAGATGTCTGTCGTAAACGGTTTAACAAACTCTCTATTGATCATCAAAGCTCTTCCAAGGTGAGAAGACTAGGAAGGACGGCCGCTGCTAAAGGATCATGTAGAACACATCCAGGCAGTGGTGGTGATCCTCAAACGTTTCCGCCAACCGACGTTATTGCTGCAGGTGATTGCGATCTCTATCATTTCAAACAAGTGTATTTAAATGCACCAGAGGGATCTGAAAAGAAAGCTAAAGCTTGGCAAAATTACCAAACTGTCATGCAACAGAGAAGTTATATTGATTCCTGTATGGTTCTCATTGGTGAGTTTATATTTGGAACAGCCGAGAAGGCTTTGGCTGTGATGAATGCTGCTGAAAGGCCTGCTGGACAACCTCTTATTGATGACTGGAGCTGTTACCATACAATGGTGAAAACACTGTCGAGAATATGTGGACCATTAACGCCATATGGACTGAAATATACGGTTAGCTTAGCTAACATGTGTTAA